The genomic segment TTACCGACGGTGGGCTACAGGCTGAGTCAAGATCACTTCAAGGTCACGTATTCATCAGTAGGACAACTTAAATATCCTCCGACATGTTTTCTGGCTTTCTCTTTAGTTATCCCCATGATCTCAAATAAAGTATGCCCTGGTTCAGCAATTGCACCATCCAAGGAAATTTAAAGTGGTCAAGGGATCCCTTCAACAAGATACCTCATGGCCTAGTTAAAGTTTTACAGTTGTAATGGGCTTTGTAAGTAGTTGTAAGTTGAGTTGAAGGGTTCAATTTAatcatattattatttcaaaTTGTAGTTCTTTTTACGTAATTTATATGTAGCCATAAGCTAGTTTCAATCTAACTCAAATTGACAAGTTGAGATGTTGATTTATGATGcaaaattctcttttttttttcgcccCCTTAATTAATTCTTTCCCTTGCCATCATAGTGCTTAATAATTAGTAGGATCGCAAAAGTTACATTCACCAATAAATAAATATTGCGCTACAATTACATGGATATTGCGAAAAGCAACTGTCCCATTAAGagaaaaacttcaagaaatatgtATCCAAGTCCTCATTCAATCAGCATCAAGCCAAAAGCCAGAAATCTTTCTGTCGCTTAGTAGTAATCAAATATCCACCAagtttcttgcttttctttcttacAGCAAGGGCCATGCAAGTAGCATTTTGGATACAATACTCTACGACTCCACCTGCTGCCACCTTATTCCCTGCCCACATCATTAGAAGCCTCCATGTTGTGGAACGCTTCTTCTGCCCTAGAACAAGAAGTGCCACCCCCTGCTTTTTAGCCTCTTCTACGATTGCTGGAcctttctcttttccttctgCCACTGCCACCTCTATTTGTACCTTTTCATGCATGGAATGTAACAAGAACTTTAAATAAGTAGCTAATGTCACCCCTAATTACGTACCCTCTTAATCTTGACCAGGAAAGTTAAAAGGGTCTCCTTCAGAATTACTTTTGTAGTCGATCAAATTTTGTACTAGAAAATCTCAATTTTATCATGTTCAAGTCTTATCAGTGTGTAAATTGTAATATGTCTATATACAAATTCGTcccaaaaagtgaaaaaaagaaattaaaaatggGTTCCCATTATCATCATAAACCATATAACATATCGAATTAACCGCTCAGTTTTGTGATAAGAAATTGTGAAAAATAATACTAAGTTACTATTTATGTACCTCAGGTCTCTTCTGTTGGCACAAAATCTTCATGCAAGAAAGAAACTGGGAAACTCTTGGAGCCACCTCTTTGATGGCCTCTTCACCTgccaagaaaatggaaaaattcattTACGCAAAACTATGCTCAATAAACATCAAtgtaaaagctaaaactaatcCTAGAATTACACAAAGAAAAGGTGAATAAGTGCAACCTGGATTTGAAGGCTTAGTTACATAGAGAAGAATCGCCAAATCTTGGCTTTGAACGGTATGAGTTAACGCCCATTGTATGGCATTCTTTGCTTCAGGACTTGAATCAACAACAATCATTATTTTCCTTCCAATAATCACACTTGCAGGCTTCACATTTACAACATCAACACATGACTTCTCCTTCTCTACATTCCCAGaattattcttttcttcttcttcttcttcacttTTGGAAAAATGTGAATGGTTCTTTGAACGAATTCGAACAAGAGGCCTGATCCTGTTTAAGCAAAAACTTGGCACTGTAGCCCCAATTCGACCCatattttcttgattgaaaatgggaCCTTGTAACTTAGTTCCAAACTCCTATAAGGCCAAGTGCTCAGCTTTATAGCAGAAGTTAGGAGAAGAAGAATCATGTATTCATGAGAAGTTGTTAGGCCTTTCGCCTGAGACTTTGCCTAGCCAAGTTCTTGCTCATGATGATCTGGGCCATTATTTCCCTTCTCTTTTCCTACTTTTCTTTGCTTCTTTTGCcgtttcatcatttttcattcCCTTTgcttcttttaattatttttttggttcTGTGGGCTATGCCTGAACGTGCTTGTCATGAAGATGTAGGGCCTTGGCATTCAAGACCAGATGTTATTTAATTCTCGTGCGTATTTTAATTTGGTgtgtatatacatacatacatacatatacgcGTGCACATACATACAAATATATATGTTTTCGTGGGTCAAACTCATCAGATCagacatttttcttttaattgatcTGGTGGAAACTTAATTACCATGCTTTAATTTTATTACATTTAttgattatctttaaaaaaaaaaggatatctAATATCTTTTACTCTGTTTCTTTAGCATAGAGTCTTGGTGTTgtatagaataatatttttctCGTTTAGTATAAACAAGAGTAGGCTATCTTTTACTCTATTTCCATGGGATAGAGTCTTGTGTGTCGTATAAAATACCATTTTTCTTGTTCAGTATCTGATTAGTGATGCTCTAAACCGTGTTTTACTCTTTAAGCCATCTTTACTAATAACATTCACTTTAGTCTTTGATTGTTTTGAGGGAATATGAGTGAAGGGAAAGGAGACGACTAATGCGGAGAGGAGAGAAAAGGAGAATGGAGAAAAGCAAATTCTATCAATCATGTTTAGATTAAttaggaaaggaaaggaaacatTGAAAACATTATTTGGATTagggaaggaaaggaaagaaaactatTTGGTGTTACCTACgtttttattcataattttaaaaagtttaatatgtaaaaagatatgtttttttagaaaattttaaaatattcacTAATTTTGATTTCCTTTCCCTTTGTTTCCACTCACTTTTGGACAAAAAACAATatgataaaaaataactaaaccTTATCCCTATCTTTTCCTCCCTACCCTTTCCATTCCTTCCTCACAAACCAATATAAATATGAAAAACCATATCCCTCCATTTCCTTTCCTTCCCTTCTTattctatcttttccttttcctcctcAAAGATCAATCTAAATGTAAAAACATCTATCCTTtcattcccttttctttctctcttgttcCCTCAAAACAATCAGAGCCTTAGGGAAGCAGGAAATACGATTGTTGGCACAGTTGTGTCAAATTGTAAATGCAAGATCTCTTATCCACAAAAAAGAATTTTATTGGTGTAGAAAACTACTTATTCAAGAATATTAATACAGATATATG from the Coffea arabica cultivar ET-39 chromosome 11e, Coffea Arabica ET-39 HiFi, whole genome shotgun sequence genome contains:
- the LOC140021626 gene encoding uncharacterized protein, with translation MGRIGATVPSFCLNRIRPLVRIRSKNHSHFSKSEEEEEEKNNSGNVEKEKSCVDVVNVKPASVIIGRKIMIVVDSSPEAKNAIQWALTHTVQSQDLAILLYVTKPSNPGEEAIKEVAPRVSQFLSCMKILCQQKRPEVQIEVAVAEGKEKGPAIVEEAKKQGVALLVLGQKKRSTTWRLLMMWAGNKVAAGGVVEYCIQNATCMALAVRKKSKKLGGYLITTKRQKDFWLLA